AAATTACGAACGTGATCGCGTTCTTCAACTTCAACAATTTTTCTGCGGACAACTTCAAAGTTTTTATGGTATTTTTTGAATTTCGCTGGATTTTTGGTTGTGATATCCGCCTCACATAAAGTCATTAAATCTTCTACATCTTCACCCGCATCAAAAACCAAACGACGAACGGCACTGTCTGTCACAATATCTTGTGCTAACACAATCGGACGAGAACTCATGATAACCATTTTCTGAACGAATTTCATTTTATGGTTCAAAGGCATGTGCAAACGTTCAAATATTTTCTTAGCCATTTTTCCCCCAAGAAATTCATGTCCGTGAAAAGTCCATCCTTGTTTTTTGTTGAAACGTTTTGTTGGCGCTTTTCCAATATCATGCAATAAAGCCGACCAGCGCAACCAAACATCATCTGTATTTGGACAAATATTATCTACAACTTCCAGCGTATGATAAAAATTGTTTTTATGGGTATGACCTTCGATTTCTTCCACCTGATTCAAGGCGGTTAATTCAGGTAAAATTAAATCTAAAAGACCCGTTTTGTATAAAAGTAAAAATCCAGTTGAAGGTTTATCGGTTAGAAGTATTTTGTTTAATTCATCAACAATTCTTTCACCAGAAATAATTTTGATACGATCCGCATTTTTTGTGATGGCATTTAGTGAATCTTCTTCAATTTCAAAATTCAGCTGAGTCGCAAAACGAATAGCGCGAAGCATTCTCAATGGATCATCAGAATATGTAATATCTGGATCTAAAGGCGTTTTGATTGTTTTATTCTCTAAATCTGTTAATCCGTTAAAAGGATCTAAAAGATCTCCGAAATTATTTTCGTTTAAGGATAAAGCCAATGCATTAATGGTAAAATCACGACGGTTTTGATCGTCTTGAAGTGTTCCGTTTTCAACAATCGGGTTACGGCTGTCACGATTGTACGATTCTTTTCGCGCGCCTA
This is a stretch of genomic DNA from Flavobacterium endoglycinae. It encodes these proteins:
- a CDS encoding CCA tRNA nucleotidyltransferase, with protein sequence MAIQTNYKSALQNKIFDIISKASQELNVDSYVIGGFVRDLLLNRGSKKDIDVVAVGSGIELALKVSNLLPNKPKVQVFKTYGTAMLRFEDTDIEFVGARKESYNRDSRNPIVENGTLQDDQNRRDFTINALALSLNENNFGDLLDPFNGLTDLENKTIKTPLDPDITYSDDPLRMLRAIRFATQLNFEIEEDSLNAITKNADRIKIISGERIVDELNKILLTDKPSTGFLLLYKTGLLDLILPELTALNQVEEIEGHTHKNNFYHTLEVVDNICPNTDDVWLRWSALLHDIGKAPTKRFNKKQGWTFHGHEFLGGKMAKKIFERLHMPLNHKMKFVQKMVIMSSRPIVLAQDIVTDSAVRRLVFDAGEDVEDLMTLCEADITTKNPAKFKKYHKNFEVVRRKIVEVEERDHVRNFQPPITGEEIMQMFDLKPSREIGILKEAVKEAILEGDIPNEYQAAYDFVIKRAEKLNLKPKN